The stretch of DNA caaagcagtcaaaattgtgtttaagcaatcgagaaaaactgtaacagagCTTCAACAGATGGTATGTTtacaatctgagcatctgtagataatctgtaggggaccatccaaataaagtgtgacccaaTTTGATACAGTTAAATCAGATAAAACGAAACACAGCACAAAGCACTATCAATAAcaattgtatttgtttgagtagtCTATTGAAAATCAAAGAAATGcatgatgtgatgatgtttCACATTCAGCAAAGGTTGTAGTTcatgacacacaaaacactttaaCAGCACATAAGTAAGCCCCACCCAGTAGCACTGTCACCCACCTACACCCTGATTACAATGCAAAGGCTATTAATGTTCATTCCCAGTTACGGTATATGAATAAGTGTTTTATAGAAGAACTTCACTTACTTATCTTAAAAGAAACCTAAaactagaaaaagaaaaacagtaacCTGCCCAAACCAGTGTCTTGATTAACATCAGATCAACGaggtcaatgtttttttttgcaattgtTTGGATTGTTGAACCATTGCCAGTGAACCATTGCCAGTTACCATCCACCATTGCCATGGAGGAAATTGAAAACAATAAACATGGTGAGTATTCCACATCATTCAGCCTGGGTCACATGTTTGCTTTACTTTAATTTATTTCTGCCATTTCAATTACCCTTTTGGCTACACTATACAGTTCATCCACCCCTTCTAGGAGCACAGATCGTGTGGTAGCAGCAGATACTCCAGCTGTTGCTATGTTGCGAAAAGAATGCACAGGGCTGTTCAGTCCCTCAATCACACCTTCTGCAAATAGTCTTCCTACCATTATATATGAAATCGATGCTTTTTCTGCAATCTCCATGACAAGTGATGATTCTCTAACCATTTCCTGTATTGGCTTGTTTACTCTCTTTGACAGCCTTTCAAGGGTCCCATCATTTAGACCAAATGAATAGTAGCATTTGATGAGAAAGCCAGCTACTATGGCAACATCACATACTAGTGCCAGACCTGGTACTGGGACTGCCGCCATGGCACCTGATGTGAGGGCCACAGTCCTTACTTCATGCTTGaatgtattgtatttcttttcaAGAGACTGCCTGGAATAAACAGGTAAACTCATATCCAGAGCATCTCTCTTGTTATCTGGAAGGTCTCTTTCCAGATTATTTATCAGTTCCTGGAAGTCAAACCTTTCCAGGTCATGGGATGtgatgagaaagacagaagggggTCCCAATGTTCTGAGATTTTCCACACAGTCTTTCCGTATTTTCTGAAGTGTTGCCTCCTCTGTTactccctttttctcttcttgtGCTACATCAAAGTCAGTCTTTGTGTGAACAAAGTAGAATTTCTTATTATTTTTCTCGACTTCTTTTGCCAGCATCATGTCATTGTATTTGAATCTTGATGCACTTACTATGATAAAGAAGTCATAGTTGTTGTATTTTACATCTTTCATGTAGGTTTCTGCTTTGAACTTTGAGCTCCCTACACCTGGCAGGTCCCATAAGTTCACATTGGGCATGGTTGGGTGGGGGTACATGGTGGGCTCCATGGTGGTTTCTGTGACTCCAGTGGGTGCAGCTCCTTCATCAGGATCTTGAAGACCTCTGATGGCATTAACGAAGGAGGACTTTCCTGCCCCAGTCTCCCCGGTCACAGCAATGTTGAGGGTGACATGATCTAACCTATCCACCATCTCTCTGGCTTTGGCAATGGCCCGCTCCCAGGTCGGTTCACCAGAATCCTTTAGTAAAGCACGGAGTTCATCCTGTTGATCAGCCATGATCTAAAAGGAAAGGGTAACATCTTATATTACatcatgttctgtttttgcaaatAAACTATCTCATGTAATTACTGTGTTTTTCAAAAGTGAAATATCTGATGTTGACAAAATCTGAAATGTGCATTCAATGAGTCAATGACTCagattattataattacagttcaaaaactgataaaaaaacTGATTTTAGGGAAATTAGCTTTTGAGCGGAGTAGGTACATCTTGGTTGTGCAGCTA from Clupea harengus unplaced genomic scaffold, Ch_v2.0.2, whole genome shotgun sequence encodes:
- the LOC122131108 gene encoding interferon-inducible GTPase 5-like; protein product: MADQQDELRALLKDSGEPTWERAIAKAREMVDRLDHVTLNIAVTGETGAGKSSFVNAIRGLQDPDEGAAPTGVTETTMEPTMYPHPTMPNVNLWDLPGVGSSKFKAETYMKDVKYNNYDFFIIVSASRFKYNDMMLAKEVEKNNKKFYFVHTKTDFDVAQEEKKGVTEEATLQKIRKDCVENLRTLGPPSVFLITSHDLERFDFQELINNLERDLPDNKRDALDMSLPVYSRQSLEKKYNTFKHEVRTVALTSGAMAAVPVPGLALVCDVAIVAGFLIKCYYSFGLNDGTLERLSKRVNKPIQEM